ttagAGTTAAGCTCTCCATTTTGCATATTCAATAATAGGAGATGTTAATGGatgaaagaaaatgatttttGGAAAGTGTACCCACCTGAACTCCACTCAAAATAGACAATAATGATAATCAGAATATTGAACTAACGTTTATCCACTGTTCCACTGGAACACACAGCAGCAGGTGaaggtgaaaaagaaagaagtccAGAATGGTAAGAGTACGTCTAGATAATCTTCTCATACAGAATACGAATCAATATGAATATgataatgtttttatgttttggtAAAGTGCTCCACTGTGTTGTTGATGACTGTAAGGCAGATGAGCGTAAGTAAAATGAGTTAAATCAACAATAGTAAATCGAGAAAATGAGTCTGATGAACGGCAGTGAGTTCAGTGTTAAATATTAGTGATGTTACCATTGATACTAATTAGACTTTGAAGCACTGCATCAATGCTTGGCTCATTTTCCAAAAACACACAGGGTCAATGACCCAACCATGCGATTGTTTCAAAAGAAGTGAATCCACATGTGTGGATTTTCATGGTTTCAAGCCAATGACAAACATCTATGTTTTgaattatatttcatatatgtttcatatattcatataagCTCATGCACAAGGTTGTGATTTGCTGTAAATATCAGCTGTAAACAACATAACCTACACTACACTGCCAAaggtattcgctcatctgccttcacacgcatatgaacttgagtgacatcccattcttaatccctagggtttaatatgatgcgggcccaccctttgcaactataacagcttcaactcttctgggaaggctttccgcaaGATTTAGGAGTTTGCTTATGGGAATgcttgaccattcttccagaagcgcatttgtgacgtcagacactgatggtggacgagaaggcctggctcacagtctcggctctaattcatctcaaagctgttctatcgggttgaggtcaggactctgtgcaggccagtcaagttcttccacaccaaactcgctcatccatgtctttgtggacctgctttgtgcactggtgcgcagtcatgttagaacaggaaggggccgtccccaaactgttcccacaaagttggaagcatgaaattgtccaaaatctcttgatgctgaagcattacatttacatttacagcatttagcagacgctcttatccagagcgacttacaagaagtgctttgtcaatctagagaaagtatctttgctagttaccaatagcttagagaaaagacagtcctgagctcagatactgctagaaacaaatatgtcactgcaaacaccaagagaaaaagaaacagagttaaacgcagaactctgtgccattcaatgcaatacaataacaataagatgcaatacaataaataaaataagtgcagcttgtaattcagtgctcatttaagtgctctgtaaagagatgagtcttcagtctgcgtttgaagacagcaagagactctgctgttcggacagccagtgggagttcattccaccacctgggtgccagtacagagaacattctcgacgctcgtcttccgtgcaccttgaaggatggcgggtcaagccgagctgtactcgaagctcgaagggctcgtggtacatttcgagattttaccattgccatcaagtaggtaggggctggtccatttttggctttgtaggccagcgttagggttttaaatctgatgcgcgcagctacaggaagccagtgaagggagcgcagcaatggggtgacgtggctgaacttgggcagattgaagacgagttgtgctgccgcattctggatgagttgcagaggcttgatggtctgcatgggaagaccagccaagagcgagttgcagtagtcaagccttgagatgaccagagactgcactagcacctgggtggcctctcgggtgaggaagggtcggatcctccggatgttgtacagtagatacctgcatgaccgagtcaggttcgcgatgtgagtcgagaacgataactggccatccagggtCACACCAAGATTTCTTGCCTCTGCAGATGGAACAATCCGGGAGTTCTCGGATGAGATAGCAAGAtcatgaggacctgtagtcgcagggatgaatatcagctcagtcttgctgggattgagcttcaggtggtgggctgccatccatgtagagatgtcagacaggcatgccgagatgcgactggaaacctgtgtgtcagagggagagaaagaaaacattagttgagtgtcatcagcataacagtggtaagagaagccatgagaagatattacatcaccaagagagctagtgtaaagagaaaagagaagaggacccaggaccgagccttgggggacgccagtggagagcctgcatggagaggatgtgaaccctcttcatgttacctgataagagcgatcctccaggtAGGACTTGAACCATTTCCATGCATAACCAGTGATTCCGAGGTTGGTGAGGGTGTCCAGAAGGATCGTatgattgactgtgtcaaaagctgctgagagatcaagaaggatcaggacagaagACAATTTGGCCGATCTTGCAGATTGGAGGTTCTCAGTCACTGCGACgagggcagtttctgtagagtgtgctggtttgaagccagactggttggggtcttggagctggttctgtgtgagaaagagagaaagttgattatATACTGCACGTTCAAGaacttttgaaaggaaagaaagaagtgataccggtctgtagttgttgacatcagagctgtcaagcgtgggtttcttcaagatgggGAGTACACTTGCCATCTTGAAAGTTGCTGGAACTTCACCCGACGTCAAAGACTCGTTGATGAGAAATGTGATGAAGGGCAATAGGTCCTCAGAGATTGACTGAAACAAAGCAGATGGGATTGGATCCAGTGGGCATGTGGTTGGGTTACTGGACTTGAtcagttgaaggacagcatctgtggaaagagaagagaaacagtcTAAGGGATCGAGAATGAGATGATGCGGTCTAGTGGAAGGTGTAgggacagagggaaaagactgggggattctatcaaccttctcctcaaagaaggtgacaaaatcctcaggggtgagagaacagggtgcagggggaggaggaggggtgaGAAGGGAGGAGAAAATGTTGAAGAGCTTGCGTGGATCACATGCTGATGCTTCCAGTTTCCCTTtgtaaaatgatgattttgcaGCAGTAACTTCAAGTGAGAACTTGGAAAGGAGAGATTGATAGGAGTGAAGcactaagagttcctttcactggaactaaggggccgagcccagctcctgaaaaacaaccccacaccataatcccccctccaccaaactttacacttgcaatttacaatgcagtcagacaagtaccattctggcaaccaccaaacaaGTGactgactctacagaaagttggtaATCTCTGTACACTTTGCGCCTCAGCACTTGCTGactctgctctgtcattttacgtggccgaccacttcgtagttgagttgctgtcgttctcaatcatttccactttgttataataccactgacagttgactgtggaatatttagtagcgaggaaatttcatgactggacttggaCTATATACAAACCTTTGTGTTTAGTGTATTTAGAAACGAACATAAAATCAGTAGAATATAAAGGTTTGGACTAAAAGAGTGGTTCCCAGCCCAGTCTGCAGGACCACCCCCACCACGGTCTGCCTTTTTGCTCCAGCCCAATTCACAAAACATAGGCATGATGGGAGATATAGGAGCCTGTGGAGGGCTATGGACCAAGCTGGAAATCACTTTTCTAAAACATCCCCCAGGACTGaatagattttatatatatatatatatatatatatacagtttaaGGAAAGACCTCACTATAAAACATAATAACCCTCAAGTTTAGTTAATTCTCATAAAACATGTTGTTGGTGGCAAACAAATTGCCTTATTTTTATAAAGCTGTTTGTGTTGAAATACTTCACTTGATCAAAATCTAGTGAACAAGAAAGACCTCCCCCTTGTGGATACATAATGAATAACATGCTATCTGCATTCACATGGAACATTAAGGTGAATTGTGGGTAACCATACTGTGAATCTGCCTGTTAACGTGCTAAACTGAGTTGGGTCTGTTTAGTTCTGAAACAAATGCTTCATGGTTGAGACATAATGGTAGCTGATGACACATTTCATGttagtatatattatatatgtgtatatacatagtatatatgtgagtgtatatatatatatatatatatatatatatatatatatatatatatatatattacagaaTACCGCAGATCATCAGTCACACATTTAACCAGCCTGCACGTCAATGTTCATTTTCCTTATCACTGATCTTCTGATTAGTTCATGGTTGTACTAATTTTCACTCGGTCGTCTCCACCGAATTGTGAAATCTGAAACAACCTCCCAAGAAGCGGTCAGTTCTGACCTCTGGGGTCACAGATAAGGACAGATCTTACTTGTCCTTGATAAAGATTTGAGTGGAGCATTTCTTTAACATTTGTTTAAGAGCATCTTAAACCAGGAGCACTTAAGTAAAAGATGACAATGCCTGTTGGTCAGAACATCACATGTGGCTGAGATGAGCTTTTTGGTAAGAGTATGTTAGGTTTGTACAGCAGCCGTGGTGGCGTCCTTGAGAAAGTAACGGCCTTGTATCCAAAAGGTCATAGGTTCAAATCCTGCTCAAGGAGAAGCTTTTTGTTCGTAGTTACTCTCAGGCTGGGATTTAAGagataaatgtcaaaaaaatacaacaaacagtTGTGAGATCCTGTGGCTCGCTGGTAGAAGCTATGCGCCGTGGTTGGGGGTTGTCGGTTCTAATCCCGATCAGGAGATCCACGTCACAGTAGTGGTTGTCAGTTGAAGTCACCTTCCGAGGAGGTCCTGGACGGAGCCTCGAGGTGCGCTGGCAGCGGAGGAAGGCCAGAGGTGATACCTGAGAAGGGGGGGGAAATAACCCGGGCTGCCCCCCCGGGCCTCCAGGAGGAAGACGACAGGGGGTTATGGAGtctgaaagaagaaaaacttaGGTTTTAAATATGGAGGTGTATATTTAAAACCTATCACCCACATTCTGAGCGGCTTCTTGGAGGAAGACCGCTGCTGTTCTTCTCCACTTCTGGATCTCACCTCACTCCCTCTACAACCTTCTCCATCACCCACCACAAGCAAGGCAGAACCCAGACTGGATTTGAACCAGCAACCTCCTGGATGTGAGGCAAGGCTTTTCCCACAAAGCCACTAAGGTTCACACTCATCACtcttttttttgggggtttaTCTTGAAGAGTGAAAGGGTGCCGCATGACCCCACCTAACATACTCTTACCAAAAAGCTCATCTCAGCCACATGTGATGTTCTAAACAGTCATCCTTTACTCAAGTGCTCCTGGTTTAGGATGCTCTCTAAACTAACTGCTTCTGGGAAGTTTGGAACATAAGCCGGTTTAATGTGACTGCCAACCTGTGGATTCAGGTGGTGCACCATCAGCGAGGTAGCATGTGATCAGTTTATTAGTACAGACCAGTCCAGGGCATTAACTATTTGTGCAAACTGGATAACACCCGGCTGTACATGGCGGGATTGGAAGTAGTTTCTCAAATGCCTGAGGCTTTTACTGACATTCCTGTCTCCTGGACACTGTTGGAATACACGAAAGCTTCAATCGTTGTCCACcaaatcaaatgttttcaaaagCAAACAGAAAGGTGGTCTTCCTGCTGCAGGAGTCTGTTCTGTATTTCAATTTTGGTGCACACAAACAGTGCATGATCAGTAACTTCTGTACTTACGTTCTGAGACAGGAAAGAGCAGAAGAGCATTCATACTTTGTGACTGAAAGGTTAGAAACTGTCGTTGTTGTGCATAAAATAAGATGACTGGGGCAACCAAGATCATGTATAAAACTTCACAAAGCAGCATGAGTTTATGCTTCCAATACACCACTGTAATTCTTAATGTAATTTGTGGGTAAAAACATTGATCCGAGTTGATCCAAGCCCCCTACCGATGGCCTTAAGTCTTTAAAATTGCGTATTTcgatttttaaatacatttatgtgAAAAGTAGAAGCAGAAAATTAAAAGGAGGGTGTCCCTAAACTTTTGATTAACAGTGTACAATCAGTCAGCATTAGACTTGCTAACATGAGCGGTGAGTACTTTGTCTACTCCAGTGAtttaaaaatctgcagactGCGCCCCCCCAGTGGGCCATAGGGGCACTGCTAGGGGCCATGACTGCTTTTTTTACTGCTATCTTTTTACAGTATGCAAACATTTAACCAAGTGCCATTTTAAAAACGACTAATTATTAATAACAGGACATCAAATTTAGGTGGACCTCATTTATGTAATGCTAGCTATGTTTGCAGTTTCAGTGCAAATCAAAGTAAAACGTTTCTTTTTTGATCATATGAAATGTGTCCACTATGAATAAATGGTcacaaaaaggattttttttaaaaagtgcaaaacCTGGGAACAGAACTCTAAAGCACTTTAAGCAAGAGCTCGATAAGGCCTTCTAAACTTTCTATAGCTGAGCAGGTACCTGAATGTGTGTTTAATAGCAATACAGCGTTTAATTAAAACACAGCATGGACTTCTCGATACATTATGGTGGGAGGTACATAAGCccaggtgtgcatgtgtgaactATGTCTTTAGCAGCTTTAAGATAAACCGCAGTTAAATCTGAAATACAGTGACATCTAGTGGCAGATGAGTAACTTGCAAGTGGATTTAAACTGCAGGTGCgctttaattgtttttaaatattggtTTCATTTGTTAAGGatgcttttcaaatgaaattCTATTCAACTCAATATTTAAAGAGAAATAGGTATTTCAGATTCACACAGGCCTTAATGGTGATACAACACCACAGATGTTAAATACTGTCCTTGATGTAAACATCAGTGTCACAGAGAGAAGTTTGTATTAATATAGCGGTCATTAATGTCAGAGGTGTGACCTACCATGCGATATGGCCATCAGAGAGTACCACTGTTGTGTGTGATCATCTGATGAACAATGAAAGTGGCACAAATAGTCATGAATTCCTTGCAGATGCtaacttaagaaaaaaaaaattgttggaGGACATTTTTTCTGAGATTGTCCCTCGAGTTTCCGACTGGGCCACCTCTGCTGCTGGCCAGTCCAGGGTGGAGCCTCCTTCCACAGTCTCTTTCGTCTCTCTTCGATCCGCATCACTCGGTCCAGGCTCAGCATCCACCCCCTCACCTGGCACCATCTCATCCTCTTCTGGGTGTATTGCTTCCTTCTTAAATCTGGAAAGGGAGTCAAACTAAGAAATTCCCAAAGATGGATTTCACTGTCCAGATCAAGGATCCCCTCAGTTTCAAGAAATGCGAACAAATCGTGATAGACATCAAATACACTACGCTACAGATCACGCCAAAAAGGCTCAATTCTTTCATTATGCGCCTGCCAGAGCCCATGAAAATGTTCATGAAGTGGGAGATGGTGTTGTTTCCCCCACCATGATCCATCCTCACTCTGGAAGAAACACCATATGTGCCCACAGCACTGATAAAGCTAACAGGGCCAGAACACAACAAATACTTGGGAAgatattgatgaatgaggcctGATTTTTTCCTCAACTTCTCATGATCTGTATAATGTTGTCATATTTTAAAGCTtaatattaaaagtattttCAGCAATTAGCACAAAATAAATTCTGTAAAATATCATAAATTTGATTAAACCTCAACTGAACCCATAAATTTTTCTCGTATTGAAAAGCCAGTAATGTCACTAAGGAGAAGGTCCGAAAAGCTTTGAACTAGAAAGATTATagaaatactgtttatctgcataATGAATACAACACTCAATTATGTATGGACATAGTTGGAGGTGAAGACGGCTAATTTATACCTAATAACCTGTTGATGTGACACTGAGATGGGTCCAGCCACACGATCATTTCCTATGCGTCACCTCTGAGACGTAGCGTGGCAGCTGCTCTTCAACCAACACACACAGTGCTCTAACTCTTTACCTCTGCACTCGCACACCTTCTGTCCTTAGTTGCACCCCGACAGCCTCTGAATCtctgattcattcatcaaggacAGAGAAAGGCATGCCAATGCGCTCTGCAGACTGGTGCAAACTTAAGTGCCTGTGGGAAAACAACCATCACAAGAGTTAACAGCTAGTGCTGCAAAGCACATGTGCAGCAAGGGGAGACAGGTTCAGAAAGGTTTTGTTCTTTAATGTATTTCCAGGGCACATATCCacttaaaatacattaatatgAACCGAACTAtgtattcataagcataaagatatatttaaaaaattaaacaatcaAAAAAGTGTGAACTGCACCTGGTGTTATTATAAAAGATGTTGGTTGTTAAGAATCAGCAAGTAGCAATCTTGGTGAATAAACTTCCTAAAGTTCTCAGGGACCGCATCATTAATCAAACACTAAAGAGCCATCGCAAAGGCCTTGAGCATCCCTGTCAGTTTAACTGGATCGATAATATGCAAGTGGAAAGTTCATGGACCCTCAACTAATCTGGACTAATCTGCCACATCGGATTTCAGAGAGTTCACtgactaataataatgaatgtaaGAAAGAAGCCAGAAGTCGCTCGAACAGTGACGAAAAGAGCATCAGCATAATTTAGATAATTGGAGACATATTAGTGTGAtgaatatagattatagataTCAGTGGAAGTACTAATGAGCTGAATGATGAGTTCATATTAGAGCAATCAAATTTGATCAAACGTGCAATGAAAGGTCATTTTATGATTGATAATGTATGAATGGTTAGGGAAGTTATTTCAGACAAGCACGACTACCGGTTAATCAGTCTGCACCAGAAAAAGGCTTTTGATTTTGTTTCAAGGGAGTATTTGTGCCAAATGATGAAGTGTTTGGGTTTGCCTTTAAAATTCATAGATATGGTGAGTATTACCGCTTGAGATTCACAGAGGGGTTAAACTGGAACGCCCTCTGAGTGCTGCACTCTATATCATAGCCATGAGTCCTTTTCTGCACAAAATCAAGCAGCACATTTGTATTTTCAGGGTTTAATAAATCAGGTAAACAGGTCAAAATCGCAGACGATGTAATGGCCATTATTAAAATCCAGTGCCGATTTAATGCGGTAAACGACCATTTAGAAAAGCATGAAGAGGCCGCTGGGGTGAAAGTAAATCCAGATAAGACTGTGTGGATAAGGAATGTGGCTGGGTGGAAATAACGAACCTCATATGAGTATAAACACGAAGGAAGAGATGAAAATTGAAGGACTCTTGATTACAAGCAATAACTGTACTGAGCATAACTGGAACAATAAAGAGGAAGAGACCAAAGGAACAATGGAAAGTATCAAATTATAAAACCAAGATccaaattattaaaatgattgttttgtgaaaattgttgtttttaatcCTATTTTCCATCCCAGTGAGAAATGCATTATGAGACTGAACAGGATGTGTGCACTTTATTTGGAGCACTTCCATCACTAAAGTCACTAAAAGGGAAATTTTATTTCAATCTAAAAATTTATTGGGTCTCAGCGCAAAAGACATTGGTTAAAACTAAAAAtggcttattgtaaaatgacagcacaggCAATAAAGAGAGGTGCAGTGCGCCTGGGTGACATTAGAAGTTGGGGGGGAAATATACTTAAAACTAATGTACAGCGACTTTATTTCCAAATATGAAAAGCTGTAGATTGACTGGTGGAATATTTCTAGTAGGAAGATTCAGAACATTTATAACAAACAAATCTATGGAGACCTCTATCAGTATAAACATCTATATATACTGGAAACATCTCTGAGAACATGAGAGGCACGGCGTGGCTAGTAAATGTGGGGAGATCAGCTGTACAACGTTGTTAAGCTGAGTTGCTACGTCACCATAAAAATACGTCCAGCTACTGATTGTGGAAAAGCCTGAAAGCACTTGGTGTAAAGTTCAATATAAACATTAAGACTATAATTTTATGAAAATCTGTCAGGAAAGATTTTTATTGGTTCATTGTTTGTGTTACTAATGATGAAATGTGGAAAACAAGATGTAAAATGATAATCCAACAGACTCAAATTCCGGCGAAAATCCGACTCAAAAAACGGCGAACCATGGAAAGAAGACACATCAAAATATCGCTGCACTCTGGATTTATTGTTCTCTCTTCTAAATCAATAGtatgtttattactgtgtttcAGACAGACTtgttgtactgtgtgtgtgtgtaagttgGTTCTTATGTAATTTTGTATTGATTGTTTGATTTTATGATTTGAAATCTTTAATAAAgtctattttaaaaagtaatttggTGACGAAGAAGAACTTATAAAGCAAAGGTTTCTGGAATGAACAGCTTTGTTATCATATATTCACTGTTAAACGACAAAAGTTCAAAAATTCATGAAAGGACCACAATATACAGCGACGGACGAGCAAACGTTCTTCTCATCCAGCGGTCCAAGGTTTCTTGGCAGCAATACTTTACTATAATAGAGCTAAATACTtatgtcaattattattaataataacttaccAAATTTTCTGAGaaattgtctattttatcagatTCTATGTTGGCCACCactttataaaagcaataagctacTTTTTCCATCTGTTGCTGTGATTTCatcacagggaagggagttTCAGTGACTCCGCGTCACGCGTCAAGTCGgttattgctttattatacGAGCACAGAGCTGAAGGCGTTTTATGTCCTTATTCCCAAAATAGAGCcaaatctcaaatggctccctactcCCTGCCTAGTGCACTATGAATAAAACACTGCCTACTCACCCAAACAGCGTGGAACATGTCTATATAATAATCATTACTCCTCACCATTTGCTGGGCTTTTGGCCTCGTTGAAGTATTTGGCAGCAACGCTGGTGAATCTATCCGCAGCCTGCGCACTCAGTCTGAAGGCTTCGCTGCACGGTTTCCCTTCTGCATGACGGGTCAGTAAAATATGCAGTGATGTGATTGTCCTAAACAAACCACAGTCCAGAAAGCACAGCTGAAGAACTGAAACATTTCCGTTGAGGTCATTCCACACCATTCAAGGCCTGACAGGTCACGTCTTGGACTTCCATTAAGAAACTcaggaacaacaacaaaaaaaaacaaaacatttatttgagGCAGCCatgaaaaatgtcattaaacagtcaaataaaataaaatacatatcaTTCTCATTGTTGTATTTATATCAGGTAGATATTTCAGCTCAggtcagtcagtctgtaaacAGTTAAACTAGATGTTCAGGTGTAATTTAGAACCTGCTGGAGCAACTTTAACAAACC
This Pygocentrus nattereri isolate fPygNat1 chromosome 22, fPygNat1.pri, whole genome shotgun sequence DNA region includes the following protein-coding sequences:
- the LOC119262025 gene encoding uncharacterized protein LOC119262025, producing MRHPFTLQDKPPKKRVMSVNLSGFVGKALPHIQEVAGSNPVWVLPCLWWVMEKVVEGVRLHNPLSSSSWRPGGAARVISPPFSGITSGLPPLPAHLEAPSRTSSEVLHSYQSLLSKFSLEVTAAKSSFYKGKLEASACDPRKLFNIFSSLLTPPPPPAPCSLTPEDFVTFFEEKVDRIPQSFPSVPTPSTRPHHLILDPLDCFSSLSTDAVLQLIKSSNPTTCPLDPIPSALFQSISEDLLPFITFLINESLTSGEVPATFKMASVLPILKKPTLDSSDVNNYRPNQLQDPNQSGFKPAHSTETALVAVTENLQSARSAKLSSVLILLDLSAAFDTVNHTILLDTLTNLGITGYAWKWFKSYLEDRSYQVSSRISACLSVDPTEAAVSRGIKLKRLIQFNKISLQLCARAAVCIPEGLWGGEQGPR